CCGCCGAGTCCTCGCAGGCCGCCATCGCCGCGGAGCCCCCGAACGTCGCCGTCATCGACACGGTCCTCGGATCGGAGGACGGCTACGCGCTCGCGAAGGAGCTGCGCAAGCGAGCCCCCGCCGCCGCGATCATCATGCTCGCGAGCCGCTACGCCCCGTACGATCAAGCGCGCGGCCGCGACGCCGGCGCGGACGACTGGGCCGACAAGCCCTTCGACACGCAGCAGCTCATCGACAAGGTCCGGAAGGTCATGCTCGCGAAGGAGGCCGGCGGC
The DNA window shown above is from Labilithrix sp. and carries:
- a CDS encoding response regulator, translated to MTKTLLAVDDSVTMRKVLEITFSGEDFTVVTAESSQAAIAAEPPNVAVIDTVLGSEDGYALAKELRKRAPAAAIIMLASRYAPYDQARGRDAGADDWADKPFDTQQLIDKVRKVMLAKEAGG